The following nucleotide sequence is from Streptomyces sp. NBC_01298.
GCCCCTGTTGCCGCGGCCGCCGCGTAGTCGTGGCTCGCCAGGGCCTCCACCGCGGAGTCTCTCAACGGACTCCACAGCTGCTGCTCGTGGAGCCACCGCTGCTGGGCGGCGGCCCCTCCGTACAGCAGGGTGAGGTGGGCATCGAGCGAGTCCCACCTGAGCTCCGTGTACGCGGAGGCCTCGTCCCCGGATGTGGTCTTGGTCGGGGCGATCACGCACTCGGAGACGGAGGCCTTGCCCGTGGCCAGGGCGACGATGGCGTGCCCGGCTTCGTGGAGAGCGGTGAAGCGGCGCCAGAGGGAATCGTCGAACTGCAGGGCCTGCTCTACCGTCATGCGCCCCCGTGCTTGGGGGGCCGCTTGGGCCGGATCCTTGTCCGCTGCCATCGTCGGGTAGGGGCGGCGGCGGGTGGCTCAGCCGGCCAGGTTGACCAGTCCGTCGTTGCGGACCCATCCCTTGGTCCCCTTGGGGATCCCGGACGTGGAGCGCTGCGAGAGCTGGCTGTAGTTCCAGTCGCCCCGGCTGCACAGGACGGTGAGCTTGTCTCCTCGGTAGAGGTAGCCCTTGCTGGCGTAGCCGGTGCCCGGGCCGCTGCGGTAGTTCCAGGCGTTCTTGCTCACCGAGGCGCCGAAGTTGGGCCAGTTGACGGTGCACTGGCTGTTCTCTCCGACGGCGTGGGCGGCCGGGGCGGTGGTCACGGTCAGGGTGGCGGCCGCGGCCATGGCCAGGGCGGCGGGGACAACGGAGCGGATCGCGGTACGGCGGAGCATCGGCGGGGCCTTTCAACGGGGACGTCGCGGACGGGCGGGGCGCAGCCGATGCTGGGCGCGGTGCCCGGCCCGATCGCGGGTGTCCAGTGGCTTGTCCCGTCTGCCGGGTCGGCGACTTCGCCGGGTGTCCCGTCGTGCGGGCTCGGGCGGATGCCGGGGCCTGTGGCCGCCGCCGGACGCGGCCCGGCGCCCTCGGGACGGAGGTCCGCGGGGCGGGAGCCGGAAGGGGTTGGCGCACCGTGTTCTCCCGCCCTGCGGTGCCCACGGCCGCCATCACGCCCACGACGGCGCGGGCCGGGCGTAGATGGGATGCCCCCTTGCCGTCGACCTGCGTGGAGCCGCTGACGTGAGCGCACACCCTGCCCCGATCCCGCTGGATGCGGGTCTGGCCATCGAGGATCTGCCGTCGGACACAGCCGCGGACGTCGGCCGGCTCCACGCTCTGGCCTCTGTCATGCGCGACGAGCGAGAACAGGTGCTCGGCTTTCCCGGGAACCTCGACTTCTCGCTGGAGGAGCTCGCGCCGCTGCTCGGCATGCTGTTCAACAACGTCGGAGACCCGGACTGCCGCGATGCCTCCGACATCGGCGCCAAGCTGTACGAGCTCGCCGTGCTGGAGTACGTCACCCGTCTCGCGGGCGCGCTGCCGTCCGACGTCTACGGGTACGTCGCGTCCTCCTCCAGCGAGGCTCTCCTGCACGGGCTCGCCGCAGCCCGCCGCCGCATGCCCGACGCCCCGGTGTACGCCTCCGACCAGGCGCACTACAGCATCGGCCGTGCGTGCGAGCTGCTGCGCATGGAGCTGGTGACCGTGGCGTCGCTGCCCGACGGATCGATGGACGCCGCCGATCTGCGCCTGCAGGTCCTGCTGCGGCGCGGCACGGCCGGCGGCGCGATCGTGGCGGCGACCTGCGGGACGACGATGCGCGGCGCGGTCGACGACATCGCCGCGCTGCGTGGTGCGGCCGCCGCGGCCGGCCCGGTCCATGTGCATGTCGACGCGGCCGCAGGCGGGTTGGTCGCCGCGCACACCAGCCCGCAGCCCAGCTGGTCATTCGCGCACGGCGCCGACAGCCTGAACATCTCCGGCCACAAGATCCTCGGCCTGCCGGTGCCCGCCGGGATCTCCCTGACCCGGCGCGAGCTGATGCCGCAGGTCATGGGCGGCGAGTACGTCGGGACGGCCGACCGCACCCTGGCCTGCTCGCGCTCAGGCCTGGCGTCGCTGCTGATGTGGGCACGGCTGCGATCGCTGGGGCGCAGCGGCATGGCCGCGCTGGTGATGCGCTGTCAGGACGTCGCCGCCTACGCGGTGGACCGGCTGGAGGAGGCCGGGGTCCGTCCGGAGCGGGTGCACGGTTCGCTGACGGTCACCTTCGACCGGCCGCCCGCGTGGGTCGTTCAGAAGTGGCATCTGGCGTGTGCCGGGCCGATCGCGCACCTCGTCGCGGTCGGTCACGTCACCCGCGCGGCCGTCGATGAGCTCGCCGCCGATCTGGCCGGGGCCCGCTGGGAGGCCGCCGCGTGACGCCTGCCGTGCCGCTTCCCGCTTCCTTGCTCGCCCTGTCGGTCAAGGTCGGGGACATGATGGACCACACCCCGGAGTCCGCCTACGCGCACCTGCGCGACACCCGGCCGAGCTGGTTCCTCACCCCGCCCGGCGAGGGAGGCATCAGCATCGTGCACTGGCCGATGACCGAGGGGCAGGTCGTCTACCGCGACCAGTGGTGGATCCTGCTGCAGGACCCGGTCGTCTTCCCCGACGGAACGCCGGGCCGCTACCTGCGCATGCTTGCGCCCCATACCGACCCCGCAGTGGCCGTGCTGCCGGTGCTGGACGAGGGGAAGGTGGTGCTCATCGAGCACTTCCGGCATGCCACCCGGTCCTGGCACTGGGAGATCCCCCGCGGCGGCGGCAGTCCCGGCCTCGACGGCGAGGAGAACGCCGCCAAGGAGCTCCAGGAAGAAGTCGGCGCCTCGCCACGTGAGCTGATCAGCCTGGGAACCCTCCATCCCGACACCGGGATTCTCGCCAGCGAGGTCGAGCTGTACGCCGCGCGGATCGACGCGGTCGGCGACCTGGAGAGCGGTGAAGGGGTCCGTCGCGCGCGGACCGTCTCCTTCGCGGAGGCCGAACAGATGGCAGAAAGCGGCCGGATCACGGACGCCTTCACCATCGCCGCGCTTTTCAGGGCCCGCCGCGCGGGACTTGCCGCTTGACCGGCTGAGCAGGTACCAGGCGGCGGGGCCCGGTCCGGTGCCGGGCCGCGAGATCGAAGCAGGCGGCGCACGGGGTGAGCACGGCGAACACGGCCAGTCCCGCCTTCCCTGCCATGGCCAGCAGCGCGGCCGCCACGGTGGCCACGGTCAGCAGCCCGAGAAGAACGGCCGCCGTACCGCCGTTGCCTGTGTCGGGCCGTACGGCCACCAGGCCCCGGCCTGCCGCCACCACGGCTGCCGAGGCCGACAGCGCGGCCGCGGACCCCGCCAGTGCCATGACGGCCAGGGCAAGGCGGGGCAGACCGCGCCGGACCAACGGCGCCACCAGCAGGGTGAGGACGCGGGTCACGGCTGCATACCGAGCGGGCCGGACTGCTGCAGATTCAGGCCGTGGTCGTGGAGGACAGACGGCAGCAGCACCTGCCCTGTGGCCGGTGCCGCAGTGGCGGCCATGATCTGCTCCACCCGCCGCCGGATCGCGTCCTCGTCCAGCCCGGCCTTGAGACTCTCCCCCACGGGCAGATGAGGGACGACGGTGTCCCGCACTGCTGTCAGGAGGGCAAGCTCGCCGGGGGTCGCCTTCCGCCGGTGCGCCGGGATGGGCTCCTGCTGCAGATAGCTGATCTGCCCGTCCAGAGCCGTCAGCGCCCGCTCGTGGGTTCCGAAAGCATCGGCCAGACGCCGCGCGGGCACCTGGAGCGCGATCTCACGCAGGTCTCCTGGCACCTCGTGGGGAACGGATAGGGGGGCGGCCAGGCGGCCCAATGCATCGTGGACCATGTCGATCCGGCCCTGCCACGCGGTCAGGTAGACGGACTCGGCATGCAGCCGCTCCGGGTCGGCGAAGTACGCCGTGTCGTCCTCGGCCGTCGCCGCGGCGCGGCGCGTCGAGACCGCTTCCAGGGCGTGACGGGCGGTGAGCGAGACCTGCCGCCATGCCTGTGCCGGTGCGCTGGCCTCCAGCGAACGGGCGGGCGCGGGAAACACGTTGCGCAGCAGATCCGCTTCCTCGGTGCGTCCGGAGTAGAAGGCGGCGGTGTAGGAGCGGACGGTCTGACGGGCCTGCGCCAGCTGGGCGGTGCGGGCCGCGTCGAGAGCCGGGCCGGGAGCGTGGAGGGGGCCGCCGGCTATCCGGAGGTCGCGAAGGTGATCGCTGATGTCGGGCTCGAGGACGGCGCGCAGCTGCTGCGCGGGGGCGTCGCGCAGCGCGATCTGGTCGAGCAGCCAGTCCGCTCCCGCCCTCAAAGCGGGGACGGCCGCAGCCAGGGGCTGGATGGTCCTCCAGTCCGCGACCAGGTCGGCGCGGGTGCGGTGCGGTGCGTGCATCCGGTCGATCAGGTCCGCGAGCTTCAGGCTGGTGCGCACGATGAGCTCGTCCGTGGCCGGGCCGTCGTCGCCCGCGAGCTCGCGGGCGGCGGAGAGCACAGCGGTCAGGGGGACATCGGCCAGCGCGCGCATGTGGCAGGTCCAGGCGGCGGCCGCGGCCGCCCATCCCGCCTCCATGCTCTGCGGCCCCGGGGCGAAGCGGCGCGAGAACCAGCGGCTGATCGCCTGAAGGAGCTCGGCGTCGCCGGACGCGGAATCCCGCAGCAGGCGGGCCGCCAACTCGCCGGGCGTGTGCTCGGCCGGGGCCTGCCCGGTGGTGACCAGGGCCAGTTGCCCCTCTCCGTCGTCCAGCTCCAGCCACCTCAGCAGAGCCTCGCGCCGCCCCTGGCAGACCTGCAGAACGGATACGCCCTCCCCCGTCGACCGCGTACGGAGCAGGCCGGTCTCCCCCACCACGGGTGCCGGTGCTTCCTCCCAGGTGACCAGGTCGAGACCGGTGTCGGTCTCGACCAGAGCGACGGCATCGGGTCCGGCGGCGGCCAGGAGAGAGGACAGGTCCTCGGGCAGGGGGGAGGTGGGCTCGCTCATCGAGGGACTTTCTGCTCGGCGGTGGGGGCGCCGCGCGGGTCCGGGAACGGGCGGCTGGCCGCAGCATGCCCGCGATCATCAACGCCCTGCGCACTCCAGCCGGGTTCTCCCGTCCGGCGGGAGCACCCGACGCGGTATTGGCGGATCCGTCCCGCCGGGCGGGACGCACCCGCCGTGGCCCCACACTGACGAAGGCCTGCTCGCCCAGCCGGTTGCCCGGTAACCGCGAGGGCGCCGCCCCGGTGAACATGGGCAGAACTGCGACAGGCAGGGGCCGTACCCGCGATAGTGCTGAGGTGACTGCACCCCACCCGCTCGAGACACCCGCGCGCCGCCGACGGCACGCGCGACTGATCGCCACCCTCGCCGAACTGATCGGCGACTGCGCCAACGCCGCCGGCACGGTGTACAGGCCCATCGCCAACGCCGCACCGGAGCAGGGCGACGTGCCTTTCAACCTGCTGCCGATCGTCGTGCTCGGCGCGGCCGCCGGCCCCCGGCTGGATGCCGCCAGGCAGGAAGATGCCGCGCGCTGGCCGGACGCCGTGGCCCGGGAGGAGACGGAGGGGCAGCGCACCTTCGAGGCCCGGTGCGCGGCCGCCGAAGCCGATCAGGTCCTCGTCGATGCGGTACTCGGCCCGGTCGAAGACGACCTTCCCGGACCGGGCGCGATCGCGCTTCCGACCGCCTCGCAGTCAGCCGCCATGGCGCTCCCCGCGATCAGCGCGGACTTCCTCGCCTCGTTCTTGGACGATCCCGAAGCCGCGATCGGTCTGGTGAAGGCAGCGACTTCCACGGGTGAGTTCACGGTGGGGCAGATCCTCGACGATGCGGTCGATACCGCTGTCCTGGCCGGGCTGATGATCCTGCGCGGGCTGCAGAATCCGACCGATCCGAGCGCGGCGGCGGAAACCTGCTTGATGGCCACCCGGCAGTTCACCCAGGCGGTCATCGTGGCGTCCGCCGACCTGGCCGACGTCGCCGTCTGACACCTGCCCGCGTTCAGCGGCCCTGGCGGGGACTGCGGCGGGGACTACCCGCGCCGCTTCGGGACGGCCGCACTGCATCGCGGCCGGAGTCGGCGACGGCACCGGCAGAGGAGAACAGGCCCATCACGTCCGGCCGGCCCGCAGCGGGGACCTGCGCGGCGGGCTTGACCGTTGCGGGCCGGGCGGGAGCGGTGGCGCGGGCAAGGATGCGGGCGTGCGGGATCAGCGGTGCGCAGCTCTCGCAGACTTCCTCGACGATCCAGACCTGCCCGACACTGGGGTCGTGGCGCAGGACCATCACGACGGAGCCGGCGCAGTGCACCTTGTGTGCGGCGTGCGCGTCGCAGCGCTGGGAGCGGCAGTGACAGGAGGCGTTCGGACGGACAGTGGCCGCCTTGGCGTGAGCGGCCGCGTGCTGGGCGGCGAAGCGGCGCAGGGTCGCCAGGTCGCGAGAGCGGGCCGGCATCCGGCAGGTCGCGGTGCAGGTCACGGTTGCCGAGCGGTCGGTATGGCCGGTGAGCCGGACCGTCCATCCCCGCCCGGGGATGCGCACGGTGGTGGAGGATTCGCTGTTGGCGGTCGTCACGCGGCTGTCCGTTCTCGCTGCTCGATGGTGAGTTCGAGGACCACTATGTGCCACCTGCATGCCGTTGAGGCCACAGGTTTTCTCCCCGTGGGGGTGTGTTCCCAAGCGGTGAGTCAGCTCTTTCAGGGTGCGTCCCACCAGGCGGCAAGGACCCGGTGCACGACGGGCAAGAGGACGCACCGCTCGCACAAACAGCACGTGCCGCACGGGCTGACCGCGAGGCCGTCGGCTCCGGGCGGGGCAGGCGAACGGCCCTCGGCCGAGGAGCGCCGGGGGCCTTCGCCTGTGCCTGGGCGCAGTTCACGCACACGCCGGGCAGACGCTGTTCATGAAGGACCGGGCCAGGTTCTTCTGTACGGTCCGCGCGGGTCTGCTGCTCGCGCGGGGATTACGGCTGGTTCTCCACGACCGGAAGGCTGACGTGGGGGTGCTCGACTTCCACGCAGATGTCGTCCTCGGCACGCAGGTATTCGGCAACCTGTTCGGCGATCGCCACGGAGCGGTGCCTGCCACCCCTGCAGGCGACCGTCACTTTCACCAGACGGCGGCGTGGCTCGGCGTAGCCGTATAAGACGGCCCTGGTGGTGTCCATGATCTCGTTGATCACCCGGTTCGCGCCGGGCGTCGTCAGGACGTGACTGCGGACTTCGGGCTCCAGGCCGGTCCGGTAGCGCATCGCCGGGTCGTGGTGCGGGTTGCGCAGGCGGCCGCCGATGTCGAAGAAGAGGCCGTCGCCGATGAGTTCGACTGTGCCGGGGTGGAGCGTGCCCGCGGACTGCAGGACGACCTGGACAAGGCCGTTGTTCTCGGTGTGGTTTCGGGTCATGCCTCCATCGTTGGCCCGGGCCGGACCGGGCGGAAGGAGTTGCCTGTTGCCTCTTCCTCATGTGCGCGGCAAGTCCAGCTCGTGAGCCGCCCGTGGGGGCGCCGTGAGTACGATTGGTGCTGCGGTGCTCGACGCACCGCGTCCCCCGCGCGGTAGGCGGGGTGGCACGCCCACGGCTTCGGTGGGCCCAGGGCCCGGCACGGCTGCCGGGGTGAGGATCGCAGCCCAGCAGGGCCCTCTGCCGCGAGCAGAGGGCCGGATCGCTGACATCGTCACCCACCCTGCGCGGAGACCCCCATGGACACCACGTTCAGCAAGCCGCTCGACGCCGGCCGTACCGCATACGTCACTCCCCTAATCACCGTCTTCGGGGCGGTCAGCTACGAGGCCGTCGACGGTGACGGCCAGCGGATCGCCAGTGGCTGGCTGGAGGACGCCGCTCAGCGCGGCGTTGCGGAAGAAGACATGCCCGCCGGGTGCACACATCTCATTCCCGCGTTCCCGAAGCCGCTGTGGTTCACGCCCGAGGAGGCCGCGCGGCTGACCGCCCTGGGAGAGACGGCCAAGGCCGCCTTCGACGCCTCGGCCGAAGGGCAACAGCTCGACGAATGGCGTCGGGACCAAGCGGAGCGGACAAGGGAGCACGCCGCCCGCACGGCCGTCCTGCACTCCCCGCAGGGCAAGACCCTGATGGCGCGGCGCGCCCGGCTCGTGAGCGCGGCGGCCGCCGCGCTCGACACTGACTCGGAGCAGCGGGCTCGCGCCCACGACGACGAGGGCGGCGACCCGGGGGCCTACTACCGCGAGCAGCAGCCCGGGAACGAGGCGGCCTACGAACAGGCTTGTGACGCGCTCGCTGCGTTCGACGCCGATCACCCGCAGATCATCGCGGCCCTGAAAGAGCAGGAGGCCGCCGACGTACGCCGCCGTCTGGAGTTCGACTGACCTCGTGCGTCCCCCCGCCAGCGGTAGGGATTCACATCGAGATTGGTCGCCTCCTTCTCCAGGTCAGGAACGGTGGCGGAGGCGGTCCAGATCGGCGTCGAGAACGGCGAGGTCGGGGTGATCCCGTAGCTGCTGCTCGCGCGCCCAGTGGCCGAGGTCGGCCTTGTGAGCACTGCCCACGTCGTCGATGGTGGTACCGGTAAGCATCGCGAGGGTGTCCAGGTCGGCGCTGTCGAGCCCGATGTAGCGGTTGGCAGGGGCGTAGCTGGCTGCGATGTCCGCCGCGCACGCGGTGCCGGCCGCGGTGAGGTGCTCGCGGAGCCACCTCCGAAACGGGGTTTCCTGGTGCCGCCAGTCGGGGTCGTAGTTGTCGTACTCGGGGTCGTTGTAGCCGGGGCCGATGGCGGGCATGGCCAGTCCTCTCCAGGGGTCAGTGGTACAGGGGCTTCGTGGTGGCGCCGGTCCGGGCAGACCGGCATCCCGGACAAGCGGGCGGGATGCCGGTGTGCGCAACTCCACCTCTTGTTGCGTGTAGTTGGCCTCCTTCCCGTTCTCCTACGCCTGGCCTTCTGCTCGCCTACACTCGCTACCCGGTCCGTCGTGAAAGGGAGTGCCGTGCATCAGTACGACCCGGCGCGCTGGGCATCCGGCGACACTCCGATCTACGCGTCCCTCATCCGGGAGCGAGGGGACGTGCCCGCGGAGGCCAAGCGGGTCGCGGCGCAGCTGCTCGCCGAGACCGGCCGGGCCATTGACTTCCGGTCGGTGCGCACCCTCTGAGCAGAAGGGA
It contains:
- a CDS encoding SH3 domain-containing protein; protein product: MLRRTAIRSVVPAALAMAAAATLTVTTAPAAHAVGENSQCTVNWPNFGASVSKNAWNYRSGPGTGYASKGYLYRGDKLTVLCSRGDWNYSQLSQRSTSGIPKGTKGWVRNDGLVNLAG
- a CDS encoding pyridoxal-dependent decarboxylase — encoded protein: MSAHPAPIPLDAGLAIEDLPSDTAADVGRLHALASVMRDEREQVLGFPGNLDFSLEELAPLLGMLFNNVGDPDCRDASDIGAKLYELAVLEYVTRLAGALPSDVYGYVASSSSEALLHGLAAARRRMPDAPVYASDQAHYSIGRACELLRMELVTVASLPDGSMDAADLRLQVLLRRGTAGGAIVAATCGTTMRGAVDDIAALRGAAAAAGPVHVHVDAAAGGLVAAHTSPQPSWSFAHGADSLNISGHKILGLPVPAGISLTRRELMPQVMGGEYVGTADRTLACSRSGLASLLMWARLRSLGRSGMAALVMRCQDVAAYAVDRLEEAGVRPERVHGSLTVTFDRPPAWVVQKWHLACAGPIAHLVAVGHVTRAAVDELAADLAGARWEAAA
- a CDS encoding NUDIX hydrolase — encoded protein: MTPAVPLPASLLALSVKVGDMMDHTPESAYAHLRDTRPSWFLTPPGEGGISIVHWPMTEGQVVYRDQWWILLQDPVVFPDGTPGRYLRMLAPHTDPAVAVLPVLDEGKVVLIEHFRHATRSWHWEIPRGGGSPGLDGEENAAKELQEEVGASPRELISLGTLHPDTGILASEVELYAARIDAVGDLESGEGVRRARTVSFAEAEQMAESGRITDAFTIAALFRARRAGLAA
- a CDS encoding RapZ C-terminal domain-containing protein, with the protein product MTRNHTENNGLVQVVLQSAGTLHPGTVELIGDGLFFDIGGRLRNPHHDPAMRYRTGLEPEVRSHVLTTPGANRVINEIMDTTRAVLYGYAEPRRRLVKVTVACRGGRHRSVAIAEQVAEYLRAEDDICVEVEHPHVSLPVVENQP